In one Methanobrevibacter arboriphilus genomic region, the following are encoded:
- the purB gene encoding adenylosuccinate lyase: MAIHPIEFRYGTPEMKNIWESENKLQKMLDVESALSQAEAQLGIIPKEVADEIKSKASTKYVKLDRVNEIERETNHDIAALVKGLGEQCEGDAGEYIHFGSTSNDIVDSSQSLLFKESIEVLEEKIKRLANIILKLADENKELVCIGRTHGQHALPTTYGMKFALWADELKRQYDRLEQSKKNLCVAMMDGAVGTTAALGEIGWEVHKKVAEILDLPPAKITNQVVQRDNHAEFMMVMANIATTLDKIALEIRNLQRTEIMELGEYFDPEKQVGSSTMPHKMNPITAERICGVSRVVRSYVVAAMENNPLWHERDLTNSSCERIIFPEACILTDYILNLTIKLMSNLVFYNDNIERNLNLTNGLIMAERLMAELTRSGMGKQTAYGIVRECAIKANKENEPLFDVILTKDEVKEFLSKEDVEKIMNPHTYLGSSKKIVDEVLKSSKDWF; encoded by the coding sequence ATGGCTATTCACCCTATTGAATTTAGATATGGAACTCCTGAGATGAAAAATATTTGGGAATCTGAAAATAAATTGCAAAAAATGTTAGATGTTGAATCTGCATTATCTCAAGCAGAAGCTCAACTTGGAATTATACCAAAAGAAGTAGCTGATGAGATAAAGAGTAAAGCAAGCACTAAATATGTTAAACTGGATAGAGTAAATGAAATTGAAAGAGAAACTAATCATGATATAGCTGCTCTTGTTAAGGGGCTAGGAGAGCAATGTGAAGGTGATGCAGGAGAATATATTCATTTTGGTTCTACATCTAATGATATAGTTGATAGTTCACAGTCTCTTCTATTTAAAGAATCAATAGAAGTTCTAGAAGAAAAAATAAAAAGATTAGCTAATATTATATTAAAATTAGCCGATGAAAATAAAGAATTAGTATGTATAGGTCGTACTCATGGACAACATGCTCTTCCAACTACTTATGGCATGAAATTTGCTCTTTGGGCAGATGAGCTTAAAAGACAGTATGATAGACTTGAACAATCAAAGAAAAACCTTTGTGTAGCTATGATGGATGGAGCTGTTGGAACTACAGCTGCTTTAGGTGAAATTGGATGGGAAGTTCATAAAAAAGTGGCTGAAATCCTTGATCTTCCTCCAGCTAAAATAACTAATCAAGTTGTTCAAAGGGATAATCATGCTGAATTTATGATGGTAATGGCTAATATAGCTACTACTCTTGATAAAATAGCTCTTGAAATTAGAAATCTTCAACGTACTGAAATTATGGAACTTGGAGAATATTTTGACCCTGAAAAACAAGTTGGAAGCAGTACAATGCCTCATAAAATGAATCCTATTACAGCTGAAAGAATTTGTGGTGTTTCACGTGTTGTTAGATCTTATGTTGTTGCAGCTATGGAAAATAATCCTTTATGGCATGAACGTGATCTTACAAACTCTTCCTGTGAGAGAATTATATTCCCTGAAGCTTGTATTTTAACCGATTACATTTTAAATTTAACTATTAAATTGATGAGTAATTTAGTGTTTTATAATGATAATATTGAGAGGAATCTTAATTTAACTAATGGTTTAATCATGGCAGAGCGTCTTATGGCTGAATTGACAAGGAGTGGTATGGGAAAACAAACTGCTTATGGTATTGTTAGAGAATGTGCTATAAAAGCTAATAAGGAAAATGAACCTCTTTTTGATGTTATATTAACTAAAGATGAGGTTAAAGAATTTTTATCAAAGGAGGATGTTGAAAAAATTATGAATCCTCATACTTATTTGGGCTCTTCTAAAAAAATAGTTGATGAAGTTTTAAAATCATCTAAAGATTGGTTTTAG
- a CDS encoding preprotein translocase subunit Sec61beta yields the protein MAKKDQNMLPPTGAGLVRYFDEESTGPKISPEGVVIATIILGIFCFILNFSN from the coding sequence ATGGCAAAAAAAGATCAAAATATGCTTCCTCCTACAGGAGCAGGATTAGTACGATACTTTGATGAAGAAAGTACTGGGCCTAAAATTTCTCCAGAGGGAGTTGTTATTGCAACAATAATTTTAGGAATCTTCTGTTTTATATTAAACTTTTCAAATTAA
- a CDS encoding pirin family protein, translating into MKTRNIFKTVKGQPVIDGAGVHLIRVLGPSDVYDIDPFLMLDAFDSENPEDYILGFPMHPHRGIETITYLINGEIDHKDSLGNGGTIEEGESQWMTSGRGILHEEMPQASDRLFGLQIWLNMPKMSKMDEPAYFDITRDMIKSIDLPENGGVVKVISGSYDDINGVDTRHVQVTIFDISLNPGFEFEIPSNEENNLFIYIFEGNGFFGENEDIIVDNKTVAIFDEGDHFKAKAGANGLRFMLFSGKPLREPIAWGGPIVMNTDEELDEAFRELRLGTFIK; encoded by the coding sequence ATGAAAACAAGAAACATTTTTAAAACAGTAAAAGGGCAACCTGTAATTGATGGTGCAGGTGTTCATTTAATAAGAGTTCTTGGTCCTAGCGATGTCTATGATATTGACCCATTTTTAATGCTGGATGCTTTTGATAGTGAAAACCCTGAAGATTATATTTTAGGTTTTCCAATGCATCCTCATCGAGGAATTGAAACTATTACATACCTTATAAATGGAGAAATTGATCATAAAGATAGTTTAGGCAATGGAGGAACTATTGAAGAGGGAGAATCTCAATGGATGACTTCTGGAAGAGGTATTCTTCATGAAGAGATGCCTCAAGCATCTGATAGACTTTTTGGTCTTCAAATATGGTTAAATATGCCAAAAATGTCTAAAATGGATGAACCTGCTTATTTTGATATTACTAGAGACATGATTAAATCTATTGATCTTCCAGAAAATGGTGGTGTAGTTAAGGTTATTTCTGGATCATATGATGATATTAATGGTGTTGATACTCGCCATGTCCAAGTCACTATTTTTGATATTAGCTTAAATCCAGGATTTGAGTTTGAAATTCCATCAAATGAAGAAAATAATTTATTTATTTATATATTTGAAGGAAATGGATTTTTTGGAGAAAATGAGGATATTATTGTTGATAATAAGACTGTAGCTATTTTTGATGAAGGAGATCATTTTAAAGCTAAAGCTGGGGCCAATGGACTACGCTTCATGTTGTTTTCAGGCAAACCTCTTAGAGAACCTATTGCTTGGGGAGGTCCTATTGTTATGAATACTGATGAAGAATTAGATGAAGCTTTTCGTGAACTTAGATTAGGTACATTCATTAAATAA
- the nrdD gene encoding anaerobic ribonucleoside-triphosphate reductase has product MQNETKTTDDLSNKVKICVKKNNGIMERFSYEKLLKSLVMVEAPYFESDRILSNVASSVYDGISTKEIKKIVYELLSEIDEESANKYLAATTLKVRTSRDKIESFDLAKIANTLVEETGASQETAFEIASQVWKELKKLNVEYLTAPMIREIVNTKLVEHGLEDLRSRYTRLGIPVFNITSLIENGSRDNANMIHNPESVHKYVADEALKQYALLQMLPSDLADAHMSGDIHIHDLEFFAGRPLNCMQHDIRTFIKYGLKVDGTGDHTSVAGAPNHIETLMNHTGEIMLAAQQNMSGGQGMSLWNVFVAPFASGLPYDKVKQAVEMLIYNLNMAYAARGSQVPFTSMGLEFSVPKFLQDEVAYGPKGKIVGTYGDFEEETRMLQRAFTEILLEGDADGKPHLFPNTIYTLRKESLKDEYAEDLLKVHELSAKYGSAYFANMLPDYRGNMANYMGCRTCLQDNWTGDWNTDCLRTGNLAYITLNLPRIAYQSRDESEVFEYIDSYMDLGIRALNIRREQGLNCLNNYNLLPFLNQDVEDDVYYRIENATMSFGFVGLNEMLMSLFGSGIDDPNSNKFGVEILEYMNKRAQELKKETGLRWTILQTPAESTAYRFATLDKEKFSDNVITQGESGANYYTNSSHVPVNSNVSLVDKIKIEEKYHPLTGGGHIFHAFMGESYSDPESLMSLTNKIAKKSDIGFWAYSSALSFCIKCKTLMKGLNDQCPTCGERDDVEWYDRITGYVQQVGRAKSSSGGWNAGKKQELVDRNRFENS; this is encoded by the coding sequence ATGCAAAACGAGACAAAAACAACCGATGATTTATCAAATAAGGTTAAAATATGTGTCAAAAAAAATAATGGGATAATGGAGCGTTTTAGCTATGAAAAACTTTTAAAATCATTAGTTATGGTAGAAGCTCCTTACTTTGAGTCTGATAGAATACTTTCTAATGTTGCTTCTTCAGTTTATGATGGAATTTCAACAAAAGAAATAAAAAAGATAGTTTATGAATTATTATCAGAGATTGATGAAGAAAGTGCTAATAAATATTTAGCTGCAACTACTTTAAAAGTTAGAACTTCAAGAGATAAAATTGAATCTTTTGATCTCGCTAAAATCGCTAACACTTTGGTTGAAGAAACTGGTGCTTCACAAGAAACAGCTTTTGAGATTGCTTCTCAAGTTTGGAAAGAACTTAAAAAATTAAATGTTGAATATCTTACTGCTCCAATGATAAGGGAAATTGTAAACACTAAGCTAGTTGAACATGGTTTAGAGGATTTAAGAAGTAGATATACTCGTTTAGGTATTCCTGTTTTTAATATTACTTCCTTAATCGAAAATGGATCTCGTGATAATGCTAACATGATTCATAACCCTGAAAGTGTTCATAAATATGTAGCTGATGAAGCTTTAAAACAATATGCATTACTTCAGATGCTTCCATCAGATTTAGCTGATGCTCATATGTCTGGTGATATACATATTCATGATCTTGAATTTTTCGCTGGAAGACCTTTAAATTGTATGCAACATGATATTCGTACTTTTATTAAATATGGGCTTAAAGTAGATGGTACTGGTGATCACACTTCAGTAGCTGGGGCTCCTAATCATATAGAAACCTTAATGAATCATACTGGAGAGATAATGCTTGCAGCACAGCAAAATATGTCTGGTGGACAAGGTATGTCTCTTTGGAATGTTTTTGTAGCTCCTTTTGCAAGCGGTCTTCCTTATGATAAAGTAAAACAAGCTGTTGAGATGTTAATTTATAATCTAAACATGGCTTATGCAGCAAGGGGTTCTCAAGTTCCTTTCACAAGTATGGGCTTAGAATTTAGTGTTCCTAAATTCCTTCAAGATGAAGTTGCTTATGGTCCTAAAGGGAAAATTGTAGGTACTTATGGTGATTTTGAGGAAGAGACTCGGATGCTTCAAAGAGCTTTCACTGAGATATTGCTTGAAGGGGATGCTGATGGAAAACCTCATCTTTTCCCTAATACTATCTATACTCTTAGAAAAGAGTCATTAAAAGATGAATATGCAGAAGATTTACTTAAAGTTCATGAACTTTCAGCTAAATATGGTTCTGCTTACTTTGCAAATATGTTACCTGATTATAGGGGTAATATGGCTAATTATATGGGTTGTAGAACTTGTCTTCAGGATAATTGGACTGGAGATTGGAATACTGACTGTTTAAGAACTGGTAATTTAGCTTACATTACTTTGAACCTTCCTAGAATTGCTTATCAATCTAGAGATGAATCTGAAGTATTTGAGTACATTGATTCTTATATGGATCTTGGTATTAGAGCATTAAATATTAGAAGAGAACAGGGACTTAATTGTTTAAATAATTATAATTTATTGCCTTTCCTTAATCAAGATGTAGAAGATGATGTTTATTATAGAATTGAAAATGCTACTATGTCTTTTGGTTTTGTAGGACTTAATGAGATGTTAATGTCTTTATTTGGATCTGGAATTGATGATCCTAATTCCAACAAATTTGGTGTTGAAATATTAGAGTATATGAATAAGAGAGCTCAGGAACTTAAAAAAGAAACTGGTCTTAGATGGACTATTTTGCAAACTCCTGCAGAATCAACTGCTTATAGGTTTGCAACTCTTGATAAAGAAAAATTTTCAGATAATGTAATTACTCAAGGAGAATCTGGAGCTAATTATTATACTAACTCTTCGCATGTTCCAGTCAATTCAAATGTTTCATTGGTTGATAAAATTAAGATTGAAGAGAAATACCATCCTTTAACTGGTGGAGGTCATATTTTCCATGCATTTATGGGTGAATCTTATTCTGACCCAGAATCTTTAATGAGTTTAACAAATAAGATAGCTAAAAAGTCTGATATCGGATTTTGGGCATATAGTTCTGCATTGAGCTTTTGTATTAAATGTAAAACTCTTATGAAGGGCTTGAATGATCAATGTCCTACTTGTGGTGAACGTGATGATGTTGAATGGTATGATAGAATAACAGGGTATGTTCAACAAGTTGGCAGAGCTAAATCTTCATCTGGTGGATGGAATGCTGGTAAAAAGCAAGAACTTGTAGATAGAAATAGATTTGAGAATAGTTAA
- a CDS encoding DUF998 domain-containing protein — protein MKDKNINNDTLKNLNYKWLISCGAIASFIFTFSWIIQGIFKYSYNSLSMSISSLAIGSFGWIQSFTFILTGVLLVLFAFGFFKLSKMRFNQISKWAYIFIFICGLGLIGAGCFTTGYINGYSTPEMLSNEYLRSILNQLFLTIFFFGIALACFIFGNYFTYKRELKWLVYSSLSGMIILITFLITNLGFSNFIGIQHYAGFLERITFTIGFVWVFLVSLYFLLDNKA, from the coding sequence ATGAAAGATAAAAACATTAACAATGATACTTTAAAGAATCTAAATTATAAATGGCTTATTTCATGTGGTGCTATTGCATCTTTTATATTTACATTTTCTTGGATTATTCAAGGAATTTTTAAATATTCTTATAATTCTTTATCAATGTCTATAAGTTCATTAGCTATTGGATCTTTTGGATGGATACAATCATTTACTTTTATTTTAACAGGGGTTTTACTAGTTTTATTTGCATTTGGATTTTTTAAATTAAGTAAAATGAGGTTTAATCAGATTTCTAAATGGGCTTATATTTTTATATTTATTTGCGGTTTGGGATTAATTGGTGCAGGATGTTTCACTACAGGTTATATTAATGGATATTCTACACCTGAAATGTTATCTAATGAATATTTGAGAAGTATTTTGAATCAATTGTTTTTAACAATTTTTTTCTTTGGGATAGCATTAGCTTGTTTCATTTTTGGAAATTATTTCACTTATAAAAGAGAACTAAAATGGTTAGTTTATTCTTCTTTGTCTGGTATGATAATATTAATAACTTTTTTGATAACAAATTTAGGATTTTCTAATTTCATTGGAATACAACATTATGCAGGGTTTTTAGAAAGAATAACATTTACAATAGGATTTGTTTGGGTGTTTTTAGTTTCACTTTATTTTTTACTAGATAATAAAGCTTAA
- a CDS encoding potassium/proton antiporter: MIDIQLILLAIGSLLLAGVLLSKLSSYIGVPTLIVFLLLGLFFNGNTLFTPSVDNYAYIQYISIFALIIIMFSGGLDTNTKKMKPIASRGAVLATVGVLITAIATGLLIHYLLGIDIVLSLLMGSIISSTDAAAVFSIFRSGKIKLKKNLAETLELESGANDPMAYVLTISFLELLTHPTTSIEGIIFLFLKSLILGAVFGVISGKLSVKLFENVNLDVKGLYPVLLVALAVLTFSISEIVGANGFLAVYIAGIMIGNAKMIKDAKLSNETNTTFFEGLAWLMQVIMFLVLGLFIFPNQLLETAGISIAIAIALMFISRPIAVFTSLIPFKVSLKEKVFLSWTGIKGAVPIVFATYPLVAGIPEAYTIFNVVFFITIISVILQGGTIKFVARKLDLLSTC; encoded by the coding sequence ATGATTGATATTCAACTTATACTTTTAGCTATAGGTTCTTTACTTTTAGCTGGTGTATTATTAAGTAAACTTTCTTCTTATATTGGTGTCCCAACTCTCATTGTTTTTTTACTGCTTGGACTTTTTTTCAATGGAAATACTCTTTTTACTCCTTCTGTTGATAATTATGCATATATTCAGTATATTAGTATATTTGCATTAATTATAATAATGTTTTCTGGTGGTTTGGATACTAATACTAAGAAAATGAAGCCAATAGCTTCTAGAGGAGCTGTTCTAGCTACTGTTGGTGTTTTGATAACAGCTATTGCTACTGGATTACTTATTCATTATTTATTGGGAATAGATATAGTTCTTTCTTTATTAATGGGTTCTATTATTTCTTCTACTGATGCAGCAGCGGTATTCTCAATTTTTAGGTCTGGAAAAATAAAATTGAAAAAAAATCTTGCTGAAACTCTTGAACTTGAAAGTGGAGCAAATGACCCAATGGCTTATGTACTTACTATTAGTTTTTTAGAACTATTAACTCACCCAACAACTTCTATTGAAGGTATTATATTTTTATTTTTGAAGTCTTTAATTCTTGGGGCAGTATTTGGAGTTATATCTGGCAAATTATCTGTAAAGCTATTTGAAAATGTTAATTTAGATGTTAAAGGTTTATATCCTGTTCTTTTAGTTGCTTTAGCTGTTTTAACTTTTTCAATTTCTGAAATAGTTGGTGCAAATGGATTTTTAGCTGTTTATATTGCAGGAATAATGATAGGCAATGCTAAAATGATAAAAGATGCTAAATTATCTAATGAAACAAATACAACTTTCTTCGAAGGGTTAGCATGGCTTATGCAGGTTATAATGTTTTTAGTTTTAGGGTTGTTTATTTTCCCAAATCAGCTATTAGAAACTGCTGGAATTAGTATAGCAATAGCAATAGCTTTAATGTTTATTTCTAGACCTATTGCTGTTTTCACTTCGTTGATCCCATTTAAAGTGAGTTTAAAAGAAAAAGTATTTCTGTCGTGGACAGGAATTAAAGGAGCGGTTCCTATAGTTTTTGCTACATACCCTTTAGTTGCAGGAATTCCTGAGGCTTATACAATATTTAATGTTGTATTTTTTATTACAATAATCTCAGTAATTTTACAAGGTGGAACTATTAAATTTGTTGCAAGAAAGCTTGATTTGCTCTCTACTTGTTAA
- the polC gene encoding DNA polymerase II large subunit — protein sequence MDYFEKLEKETHYLYKIANEARSKGFDVETETEIPLAKDLAERVEGLVGPVGVAKRMKELEEKNPSWSREKIAFKLAAEISSQKIEEDLNNNGRRKEKKVYESFGETFDSKREQIADQALRTALAILTEGVVAAPIEGIAKVKIKKNFDGTEYLAVYFAGPIRSAGGTAAALAVLIGDCIKVATNLSNYKPIDAEIERYVEEVELYESEVTNLQYSPKPEEVRLAAQNIPVEVTGEQTDQVEVSHRDLERVETNNIRGGALLAMVEGIIQKSAKVLKYSHTLKLDGWDWLEGYSKEKKKNKDKQDDKQENKKENKEEKSKHEAAKENAKYIQDIIGGRPVLGYPSEKGGFRLRYGRSRNTGLAAMGVNPATMQLLEFLAVGTQLKIERPGKGNCVVPVDSIEGPIIKLKNGNVVKINSVKEAKAVKGQVAEILFLGDMLVAFGEFLRNNQTLLPSAWCEEWWIETIKNSSIFDENDFLLDSNPDLTLENLGKLEMPEYSYISAEEAFEISKKYDIPLHPLYTYCYNDISMKDLNSLIKWINKYKKSYDENDKEFKLDLSFEKRILEIIGVPHKIEGRIDKNEDVKVILNPDDAYALIHTLSKEISKDDLYNPNISSLEALNNVSPVLIKDKAPIYIGTRVGRPEKSKERLMRPAPHVLFPIGNFGGNRRLVAEASKKGKIAVELSRRVCTNPQCQLSSFNSICPHCGSPTEIGSPGRKNINLSGMLRKASDNVSYRRVDEIKGVIGMISESKLPEPLEKGVLRAKNEVFTFKDATIRHDSTDLPLTHFIPKEIGVTVEKLLEMGYDKDAYGNPIEDENQVIELKVQDVVISNNCGDYLVNVANYVDDLLDKFYSMDRFYNVNKKQDLIGNLIVGLAPHTSAGVLGRIVGFTKALACYAHPYFHSAKRRNCDSDEDSVMLLLDALINFSKSYLPSTRGGSMDAPLVLSSRIDPEEIDDESHNIDVLAHFSEGFFEKTYEGVKPSDALDLVDNVSMHLGTYKQYEDLMFSHNTSNIHAGPNICLYKTLPSMKEKVESQIELAEKIRAVDQRGVVEGVLSSHFLPDIMGNVRAFSKQKVRCTSCGSKYRRMPLTGKCKCGSDLVLSVSKGSVTKYLEISRDLVARYPITHYLTQRLEIQEFGIDSLFESDKSKQSSLDIFL from the coding sequence ATGGATTATTTTGAAAAACTAGAAAAAGAAACCCATTATCTCTATAAAATAGCTAATGAGGCTCGTTCTAAAGGATTTGATGTTGAAACTGAAACTGAAATTCCTTTAGCTAAAGATTTAGCTGAAAGGGTTGAAGGACTTGTTGGTCCTGTGGGAGTAGCTAAAAGGATGAAAGAACTTGAAGAAAAAAATCCTTCATGGTCTCGTGAAAAAATTGCATTTAAATTAGCTGCTGAAATATCTTCTCAGAAAATCGAAGAAGATTTAAATAATAATGGTAGAAGAAAAGAGAAAAAAGTATATGAATCTTTTGGAGAAACATTCGATTCAAAAAGGGAACAGATTGCAGATCAAGCTTTAAGAACAGCTTTAGCTATTTTAACAGAAGGTGTAGTAGCAGCTCCTATAGAAGGTATAGCTAAGGTTAAAATTAAAAAAAACTTTGATGGAACAGAATATTTAGCTGTTTATTTTGCAGGCCCAATTAGAAGTGCAGGAGGAACTGCTGCAGCGCTTGCTGTTCTCATTGGGGATTGTATTAAAGTAGCTACTAATCTTAGTAATTATAAACCAATCGATGCAGAAATTGAGAGATATGTAGAAGAAGTTGAACTTTATGAATCAGAGGTTACTAATCTTCAATATTCTCCAAAACCTGAAGAAGTACGCCTTGCAGCTCAAAATATTCCTGTTGAAGTTACTGGCGAACAAACTGACCAGGTTGAAGTATCTCATAGGGATTTAGAGCGTGTTGAAACTAATAACATTAGGGGAGGAGCATTACTTGCAATGGTTGAAGGTATTATTCAAAAATCTGCAAAAGTCTTAAAATATTCTCACACTCTTAAACTTGATGGTTGGGATTGGTTAGAAGGTTATTCAAAAGAAAAAAAGAAAAATAAAGATAAACAAGATGATAAACAGGAAAATAAGAAAGAAAATAAAGAAGAAAAATCTAAGCATGAGGCTGCTAAAGAAAATGCTAAATATATTCAGGATATTATTGGTGGACGTCCAGTTTTAGGTTATCCTTCAGAAAAAGGAGGATTTAGATTACGATATGGAAGAAGTAGAAATACTGGACTTGCAGCTATGGGCGTAAATCCTGCTACAATGCAGCTTCTTGAATTTTTAGCTGTTGGAACTCAACTTAAAATTGAAAGACCTGGCAAAGGAAATTGTGTTGTTCCAGTAGATTCAATTGAAGGGCCTATTATAAAATTAAAAAATGGTAATGTAGTTAAAATTAATTCTGTAAAAGAGGCAAAGGCTGTTAAGGGTCAAGTAGCTGAAATCTTATTTTTAGGTGATATGTTAGTAGCTTTTGGAGAATTTTTAAGAAATAATCAGACTCTTCTTCCTTCAGCTTGGTGTGAAGAATGGTGGATTGAAACTATTAAAAATTCAAGTATTTTTGATGAAAACGATTTTCTTTTGGATTCAAATCCTGATTTAACTTTAGAAAATCTTGGTAAATTAGAAATGCCTGAATATAGTTATATTTCTGCTGAAGAAGCTTTTGAAATTTCAAAAAAGTATGATATTCCTTTACATCCTTTGTATACATATTGCTATAATGATATTTCTATGAAAGATTTAAATTCTTTAATTAAATGGATAAATAAATATAAAAAAAGTTATGATGAAAATGATAAAGAGTTTAAACTTGATTTATCTTTTGAAAAACGAATTTTAGAGATTATTGGCGTTCCTCATAAAATTGAAGGAAGAATTGATAAAAATGAGGATGTTAAGGTTATTTTAAATCCTGATGATGCTTATGCACTAATTCATACTTTATCTAAAGAGATATCTAAGGATGATTTATATAATCCTAATATATCAAGTCTTGAAGCTTTAAATAATGTTTCTCCAGTTCTAATAAAAGATAAAGCCCCTATATACATTGGAACTCGAGTTGGAAGGCCAGAAAAATCTAAAGAAAGATTAATGCGCCCTGCTCCTCATGTTTTATTCCCTATAGGAAATTTCGGTGGAAACAGACGGCTTGTGGCTGAAGCATCTAAAAAAGGAAAAATAGCTGTTGAATTATCTAGAAGGGTTTGTACAAATCCTCAATGTCAGTTGAGTTCATTTAATTCAATTTGCCCTCATTGTGGCTCTCCTACTGAAATTGGATCTCCAGGTCGTAAAAATATAAATTTATCTGGAATGTTAAGAAAAGCTTCTGATAATGTTTCATATAGGCGAGTAGATGAGATTAAAGGAGTTATAGGAATGATTTCTGAATCAAAACTTCCTGAACCTCTTGAAAAGGGTGTTTTGAGAGCTAAAAATGAAGTATTCACATTTAAAGATGCTACAATTAGGCATGATTCCACAGACCTTCCTCTAACCCATTTCATTCCTAAAGAAATTGGAGTAACTGTAGAAAAACTACTTGAAATGGGTTATGATAAAGATGCTTATGGAAATCCTATTGAAGATGAAAACCAAGTGATCGAGCTAAAAGTCCAAGATGTAGTTATATCTAACAATTGTGGGGATTATTTAGTTAATGTAGCTAATTATGTGGATGATTTACTTGATAAATTTTATTCTATGGATAGATTTTATAATGTAAATAAAAAACAAGATTTAATAGGTAATTTAATAGTAGGTCTTGCTCCTCATACCTCTGCTGGTGTTTTAGGCCGTATTGTGGGTTTTACAAAGGCTTTAGCTTGTTATGCTCATCCTTATTTCCATTCTGCAAAAAGAAGGAATTGTGATAGTGATGAAGATTCTGTTATGTTACTTCTTGATGCTTTAATTAATTTTTCAAAATCATATCTTCCTAGTACTCGTGGTGGGAGTATGGATGCTCCTTTGGTTTTATCTTCAAGAATTGATCCTGAGGAAATCGATGATGAGTCCCATAATATTGATGTTTTAGCTCATTTTTCAGAAGGCTTCTTTGAGAAAACTTATGAGGGTGTTAAACCTTCAGATGCTTTGGATTTAGTTGATAATGTTTCAATGCATTTGGGAACATATAAACAATATGAAGATTTGATGTTTTCTCATAATACTTCTAATATTCATGCAGGTCCTAATATATGTTTATATAAAACTCTTCCTTCTATGAAAGAAAAAGTGGAATCACAGATTGAATTAGCTGAAAAGATTCGAGCTGTTGATCAAAGGGGTGTTGTTGAAGGAGTATTAAGTTCTCATTTCCTTCCAGATATTATGGGTAATGTAAGAGCATTTTCAAAGCAAAAAGTTCGATGTACTTCTTGTGGTTCTAAATATAGAAGAATGCCTCTCACAGGAAAATGTAAATGTGGATCAGATTTAGTTTTAAGTGTTTCAAAAGGATCAGTAACTAAATATCTTGAAATATCAAGGGATTTAGTAGCTAGATATCCTATAACTCATTATTTAACTCAAAGATTAGAAATACAGGAGTTTGGTATCGATTCTCTTTTTGAAAGTGATAAATCTAAACAAAGTTCTCTTGATATTTTCTTATAA